The Caloenas nicobarica isolate bCalNic1 chromosome 8, bCalNic1.hap1, whole genome shotgun sequence genome contains the following window.
AGGGCTGCTTCACGGCACGGTTGCAGAAGACAGCCCCGCAGCAAGGAGGGCTGTCTGTGCTATTCGTGTTCTTTAGACCGTTCAGTCTCCCTGGAGGAATAAAAGCATGGAGGTAATTCAGTGGCTGCTCTTGCTGTGACTTTCAAAGGTTGTCATTGTTATTGCTCAGTGGCTATGGGAAGCTGTCAGGTGAACACCATAAAGATAGACTGGGATCATATTTTCAGCACCTGGCAACACTGTAGGGTTTCAGCTGTACTTTAGAATACATGATTATGGTGCTGAGTGAAGGCTAGTTTAGTTTTTCAGACTGTCGGCTAGTCAGGTGTGTACCAAACTATCATCAGTGCACgaataatgaaagaaaaccgTTGGTTGCTCACCCCACAACATCCGCAGCATTTGCAGTCCCCGCAGATTGTTCCGAACAGGCCGTTCACCACCTGGATGCCACAGAGCACCGCCTGTATCCCACTCATGATGAGCAGCAAGGAGAACAGGGTCAGGTTCCACGGGACGATGTTTTCGGGTGACCGACACATGTTCCACAGCGTGTGGTTATTGAGGTAATTCCTGGGGgaaacagagcagagatgaagaCGCTGGCGGTAGCTGGGGTCCTGGGGTCTGTCGCGGCTGGCAGGCTGTCACTGCCGGCGCGTTCTGTTGGCTTCAGCACTGCGAGCGAGAATTCTCACCATCGCACTGCTGCTTATCTGGGACGGGATCTCCTTCGAGTTTCTAGAGCAACTGAAGCAGTTGATTTGAAAAGGCAAGGCATCAGAAGGGAACAATCAGAGACGAGGATGCGTTAGCTACAACTGAACAGTTTCTGGTATTTGGGGAAGAAGAGATCTTGGCCAAGCACGTGCCAAACAGATGTTTGTCCGTGCCAATGTGTTTCGTGGAAGGTGTTTTTGCTGCCGCTGCCGTGGCTCTGTGCTGAGCCTGGCGGTGTGTGCTGCAATGCCTCCGGGGCAGAAACCGGGGATGTGGGGGTGTCTACGCCTACATATTGGTCTGAATTTGCCATATTACATTgtaatagaaacaaaaaaaagtgaattaccaAACCAATATGATAAAAGATGAATAAACTCAGTTTTCCTAACAAAACATCAAGTGCTGCAAGACCAGTGAGTGGGAGAGAACAACTTTTGCTGTTCTAGATGCCGTGTCTAAAGAACAGCAGTATTCGATAAAAGTATTCTCCACAATTTTTACCTTCATATTTTGATTTAATTGTGAACTGCTTGACCACTTACtaattttcctctgcattttctttatgcTGTTTTGTTGCTTGTGTTCTTGTCAAGTGATTCCTTGACTGCAACCAAAATTGTGTTTGAAACAGcatatttttccaaatactcCTAGAATTAGACCAAAGCAGTTGGTTTCCAGTCCCCACTGGCCCACGAACGAATAATGTGTAACATAAAACAtcatgcctctttttttctttttaacctgaCCCATAATTTAGTGGTGTGTCGTGCCAGAAACGCCACTGGGTCACTCTTGGCTGAGGCAGACTGCAGACGGCGCCAGGGATTCTCAGGCGATGGGGGCTCGCTCCTGGTTGATCTGTCCTGCTCTCCTTGGTGACACCTTGCACCCTGTTTTCAGTTGGACCTTTGCTGACTTCAGCCCTGAGCAGCTGGATTGCCAGGGCTTCgtcttttttaaaagtgataaaTATACATGGCAGCAAAGATGTGTGAGGAACAGACAACCTCCCAATTCCATAACCAAGATAAAATGACACATAGACACTAATTAAATACCATCAAATTTCAATACAAGATGTCACTGCTATTCATCTGGCTGGAATTTATCCCTGTATACTTCTTATAATCCCAGAATAACATAGGAGGCTGTGCATTTCTTGTCTGAAACTTCTCTGaagtttcttcagcttctctgaaacTCAGTGGTTTTGATTGTACTTGCTAGTCCTTACATCCGTGCTCTTGTACCTTATTTAGTATTGCTGTGCTTTGCCGGCTCTTCTAAGAGCTTCTGTGTTTTAGACAAACAGTATAATTCCCATTTTTATACAACAGATTTGGAAGTTACATCACAAactttaaacactttttttttttttcctgattgtCTTGTCTTACCCATCCTGGAAAGGATAAGTCCATTCTGTTCCAGTGTTACATTTAGGGCCTTTGTTTAGGGCTACTGCTGACACAACAAAGCAGTATCCAGCTCCCACAAGTCCAACTGCAGCAAATATTATCGAAGAAAACAtctgatgaaaagaaaaagaatgttatttttgttctcattcAAACAGTGAAGTGCATTCTATTAATGTGAGTGTTCATTCCctaaattcagctttttaatgGTCAAAACAGTCGGCTCCTAAACAGCTTAAATATATTAGTTTGCAGTTATATAAGAAATTAATAACGCATACGTGCACTGGTATTTAGAAGCCTCAAAAGAATGAGCAGCATTTGCCTGAAGCCGAgagggctgggtgctgccacAGTAGATGGCACTGCTCCCCTTCGGACCCTGTGCGTTCTCTGAACTGGATGCCTTTCTCAAGAGACTGTAAGCAAGACGGAAGTCTTGGACAACTCAAGACATTACAAAAAATTTACAGTACCTTTTACAAGTTAGCTTTTGTGTCTTGGTCATATTTGGACCaagtaattaaatttttccttcctgagtGTCCCCTTTGGGTTCCACATTAATATAGTGTATCTCCTCGCAGGTACTTGCCATCATTAGCTCTAATAGTGCAACCGGGATGGATTGGAAAggatgtctttatttttctgcctttccattACAGCATTTCCATATATGCTAATATGGGACTAAATCAGGCAAAAATTAATGCCCTGCTTGAATTCTGAAGCACTTGTAACCGTAACAGTTTGTAGGTAGAGGTAGTGTCTTTCATTGAATCAAAGTAAtaggtggaggaaaaaaaataaatgtactttgAGGTATGTGAGCTCTTGTTCAGACTCTTACCTTGAGTGCTGACGTGCACTCTGTTGCTGTGTCTGATGGGGCTAACAAACACTGTTTACGTAGATACCATAGCAATGATGTCTCTGCTAACACACAGGAACAAACTCGGCACCGGGTCGTGCTGCTGAGGCCGCCAGGACTCGTTTTGGCCGTGTCCTGGGTCCCTGAGGCTGAACGTCCCAGCGGGGGCGTCagccccggggtgtccccacgCGGGGCTCTGGGCCCCCGCTGTTGTTAACGGTTCAGCCCGCTGGGGGAGCGGGCCTGGCAGCGAACGGGGTGCTCTGGTGGGCACGGGTGGGCTGGTTTCCAAGCTGAGCTAGGGCACGTTCTCTGCTGACAGAAAACGAGCGTGGTGCAGTGAAGAGAGACTTGTGGCTCCATCTCCCCTGCATTGGTGGGACTGCGTGAAGACAGCGTCAAAGACAGGGGACTTAGGGAAAGCTCCTTGTTAACCTCACAGGCCTGATTCTTCTccagtttgtttttccctttatgttggcttttttctgtttcagttgcAAGCCTGTTCGtttatttaaaaagtgtaaTGATCTACTTGAGccaaacaatttatttcaaaatgacagACTTTCCTAGTcgaaatatatttatttttttctctaatctcttttttaaactaaaaggcTTGAGATGTTTGCTAGGTATCTATTTGAAACTTTTCACTTCATGGGTGAAGGTGAGCTACAAATTCAAAGTGGGGCCTCATCTACCCGGCTTTAGGCAGGAGGTTGGATAAGGGGACCTctcgaggtctcttccaacctgaaATTTCCTGTCAGCCTGGTGAGATACTCACAGCCCATTGCAGGTCTGCAGTGAGTTGGGAATGTAGTGCCCAACTGTcagagtaattttaaaaaccaccaacaaaaactgACTAAAGAGAGAACTGTTATGCTCTGCAAAACAAAGTGCAGATCTTTCAGAAATCCATTCTAGTTGTGATAGTAACTATAAGTATCTTGTGATAGCAAAATATAACCAGGCAAATAGGTGCAGTACCTGTGGCACAGTATCAAAGGCATAACAGGC
Protein-coding sequences here:
- the TM4SF4 gene encoding transmembrane 4 L6 family member 4, coding for MCTGGCAKCLGITLIPLAVLCTLANILLFFPGGKVADNNQHITDEVWYFGGILGSGVLMIFPALVFLGLKNNDCCGCCGNESCGKRFAMFSSIIFAAVGLVGAGYCFVVSAVALNKGPKCNTGTEWTYPFQDGNYLNNHTLWNMCRSPENIVPWNLTLFSLLLIMSGIQAVLCGIQVVNGLFGTICGDCKCCGCCGGD